The DNA region AATGGAAATTCTTGTCTGTAGATGATGCTTTCACAAGACAGACATTTTGCTTTCTATGGAGCGGATGCAGGATCAAGCAGCCTTGCTTCTCAGTTTAGCCAAGGAATCATGCAGCCAGAAATGATGTGCAACATTTCCAATCCTGCTGATGTTTTGCAGGGAACAATTCATGACGTCTCGACAATGAACCAGGTAATTTCTGTCCATTTCATGACATGCTGATTCAGATACATCTCCAGATTCTGAAGAGGTGATAGACTTTTTTGAACCTTGAATTCAGATACCTGCAATGTGGGAAGGACTTCAAAACCTGCCGCAGATGAACTTCAACCTTGGTGTGGCAGCCGATAGCAGCGCCAACAACTCTGGTATATATATGACTTAGTGTGTTTTTTTGTGATATCTTATCCAGCTCTTACATCACATGTTCATAATCAGCTATCTTTTGTTCCTCTCTTATCTAAAATATACTTAATGTCTCAAGTTATCCAATCATCTTACCAAAATGTTCCTTCTGTACTCTACAGGTTCCATGAAGATAGAACAGTGAGCTGCCGACATTGCTCCCAAATTGTTCTGTGAATCACTGAATCATCATAGAATCACTGAATCATCGTAAAGCGCTCGCTGAATGAAGTTTTTTTTGTATAGCTGGAGGCCTAACCATTCATTGCCGGTTTCCTTCTGTTGCTCCCCATACTGTATGGCTCATCGTTTATGGTATGGATCTAAGGATCATGTACAGCTGGAGCTGGAGAAAAACTGATTCCACTGTAAATTTCTGTTGAGCTTTGGCCTGTGGAAATTCGGATGGAAACCCAGTATCATCCATGAACTCCAAGGGCAGAAGATTGTTGGGACCAAGTGCTGAATGCTGATGGACCTAAACGTAGTGCTAGTATAATGAAATCGTAGGTACAAAAATGCAGAGTTTGAAGACTAATGCATTGTCAGAAATTCCATGAAACATGCACTGTATGCAAATGGTCTCATCATGCAATGGAAGGAAACTCATTGTTGTTGTTTTTTTTTGCAAATGCGAGTAGAATTTTAATGAAAGCAGTAGGAAATGATCATCCTACGTTTATGCTATTAAAACAGTAAAATGTCACGAGATCGAGAAGTGCGAAGGGAAGAGGTTTTTCTGCACAAAAGACCGACCACATATCGGCAATTGGTTGCAGAGTTCTCTGTAGGGAGTTAACGGAGCTAGTCAACCAGAAAAGTTCTGACAGTTTAGACTTTGAGCCTGACAGAGCACGTCATCAAATCGCCTAGTACGATTGCCCACACCACATCCCTTGCTAACAAAAAGGCTTGGCCTCATCTACCAAAGGGCCCGAAACATATGATCTATCGTAACAGAGTTGTACTATTTGTATGGGTAGCATTTTACTTTTCCCTTTATAGAAGACCTAGCGCTTGAATCTAACAATTATAGGTACCTCCTAataaaaagaagagaaaagattGGTGTCTCCAGATATTCCCATCTGTGAGAAAGGTAAAACATGCAAATTCACCGTTGATGCTAGTTAAATGAAACAAACCAAGAATTCCCTTTGTTGCCGCTATGATGTTAAAGCACCCTTATCAGTAGCCAGAATCCCTGCATAACTGAGCGAGTTTAGTAAGAATAGTAGCTAAATCATCACATCGGTTATGATCTTAACTATTCCCAGCTCTGGTGAAGGAATTTTGGTAGTTCAATCAAACCCTAAAACTTTTGTTCGCATCACTGTTAATGTTTCCCTGAACGGCAGCGCATGGATTCAAGAGAAGAGCATGATACTAAGTTTCCCATCAGGCGAGAAACAAATTCTACACCCCCATGGTCGCTAGTGTCACCAGTAAAATAAATTGCCACCCATAAACCTTGCCGTTGTTTAAACAACCTGTCCAAAGATTCCACAGTTGAGTGGAGTAAACAAGAAGTCGAGAAGCCTACAAAACTGAGCGAGCTAATAGTATAACTCCTTGGAAGACATCAGCTTTCTGCCTTCTTACTCTTCTTTCTTCTATCCTGTTCCCCCTCTCTATCTTTCATGCCTCGTCTCCGTGATTTTCCCTACCAACAAACAAGAAAATCAGTGCAGGAAAGAATTGCACGAGTATCATTTATAGACAGACTGAAGAAAAAGATCCAGGGTGCGCGAGAGATTATTTCAATTCTTTATGCTTCTTTAATCACTTGTAGGCTTGTTCATCTGGATTAATGATGATAGTTCATCCCAGACACTACCATCTGGCAACTATGGCATGAATTATCTCATGATCAAGCAAGAAACAAGCgcaggaagaaaaaaaaaattcatCATTGTTCAGGGAAGCAGGGCATGGATAGTGTCTGGAACTGTAAATAAGGTTTCCGAAGTTACTAAATGGATAAATGTACCTCAGCAGAGAAAGTCCTAAGGGGGTCTCTACTTCTGCCGGATCCTCCCTTGAATCCCTGTCGTTTCCGCCTTTGGGGCTTGTCGATACCCATAGCAGCCCTGGAAAGTTTGACAACATTGcttgcttcttttgtttttGGATCAATTAGGTAGTCAGGAACATCACGCAGGTGTGCGGGAATTTCTTTGTTGCTTAGCAACTTATCGTGCTTGAGCAAATCTGAAAAGAAGAAACAAAAAACAGCATCGACTGGTCAGACAGGTTACTTTACTAACACAACTATTCTGCACAAGGCTCATGAATCATACCAAGGTCTCTTGGATTCTCTTCAAAATGAGACTTCAATCTACAGGATAAAAAGGGATCATTGTTACAGGAAAAAATACGGGGGCAGAAATTGCTTTGAATGAAGATGATCCTTTTTCATGAAATAGCAAATGTACACATTCGTATCTTTGATTTATTCATCTATCAGCAAGAAATCACACAGTTTATTAGCTAGAAGTATCCAGCTAGTTGGGATTTTCCCCCTTTTCCAAGGAGAACCAGGAAGATGTTTTCAAGAGATTCAATTATCATTATGCAAGTTGCATTTTCAACAAAATCTTACTTCTCAGAATTCAGGATTTCATTCTTTATGTCTTGGCGACGTGCTTCCTGTATATCACGTGTTGTCACACTCCTCGCAACATCCTGTAAGAGCAGGGTCATTTAACGTTAGCCACCCAAATTAGTATTGCTGTTTCAAGAGTACACAAACAAATTGATGTAAGAATTGTAAAAGAAAACTTATGCAAATATGAACCCATGTGCTAGAAGCTAGAAAAGATGACCCGCACCTACTATTCTGCTTATCTGCCTGACTACTACTTAGTCAAATAGTTTGCTCAAGCAAAAAGCAAAAGCATGCAATTCATTGCTCAGAAAGTGAACTTCCTTACCAGGCTAGGAATAGGAATGCCAATATTAACACAAATAGAGATACCTGAACAAGATTTCATGCTTAATGGGCATGGTCACATTTGTctatatacatatacacatacAACACCTCCTTGACTAATAACAGGAATAGACAAAAGGGACATGGAAAGGACGATTATAAAAAATATGATCAAGATTCCATCTTGGCTGCCAACAACTGGATAGCACATTAATACTAGATTTGCTTTCAGACCAGTCAGCAATCACAATAGTAGATTCCCACAAGGCAACCATGCCTCACTTTCATACTAGCAGTCTAGCATAGCCTCACAAAGCAATTGTTCAATACCTACTATCTATTTTAGGATAATGTTGAAAAAAGATAGGCGGAAATAACAATATAGAATATGCTAAAAGAGATTCAAGTATACATAATCCACAATAGATATATTGCTGACCTGAGCCCTATATCGTAGAGAGTCGACAGCATCTTTTGTAAGTAGTGGGAAAGGTGAAATGCAATCTGTATCTTTATTTTCAATATCTTGCAACATATGCTCAATCTCTTCAAAAATACTACTCTCCACTTCCGAAACCTGAAGCAGCGATTAACAAAAAAATGAGGGCATTGATAACAGAACATATAGAAACTTTACAACATGTTACATATTCTTGACGATAATCTATATGATTGAACCATGTAAAATTGAACTTACAAGTGATACGGATGCACCGGTCTTATTTGCTCTCCCTGTTCGTCCTATTCTGTGAACATACCCAGCAGGATCCGGTGGCATGTCGAAATTAACTACCTAAAAAAGGATTAAAGATAATGGTCAATCCTGTATCTTCAGAACTTCAACCATGAGATCAGCGCGTCATTTaccgcgaccttgtttagctgATACACGCGCGAGAAAAAAAGATGATAAAATTTAAACTTCTGCTATACACCTTTTTAAAGAGAGAACCAGTGGTGAACCATACAGCACAAGTTCAAACTAAATCCTCTTTAATTTATTTTACGGAGGAGCATTGGTTGATGATTTCTCAGTACATAAAATTCAGCATCTACTGCTCATGATGAATATTAGATGATGCAACTGTGAACTctaagaaaaaaaaatataataaagCTTGCATTGTACATATCATCTATAGAATATGCTATTACAGCTCGATATCAATgaagaatttcaaaaggacAGTCAATCTCCATAGGAGTCAGATGAGAACTCACACTAACAGGATATGCACTATCAGATTAGAACACAGTAGGTCCAGAAATTGTGAATAAATGATTATGTCAAGAAATTAACTTACTGTGAATACATTTTTGAAGTCAATTCCTCTGACAACTCCAAATTCAGCATCTAAAGTCTGCTGCAAATGTTTGCGGGACACCCTTGCCTCTTTCTTGTTTTCCTTATCAGTTTGCTTCTCCTCCTTTGTTTTAGCGTCATCCGTTGCTATCAGATAATCAAATAATCTAGCATTGAATGCCTAAGAAATAAAAAAGTAATAAGTCCTTTCTGGAGTTACCTTGTCAGTGCAAGGAAGTAATCTGTACAAGCTTCtaatggaaaagaaaaggaaaaaaaatccaaTCAAAGCTTTAAATAATTGGAAACTGTCTAACTGGTACCCTTGCATACCATTTCACTTCCCTAACTATTGGACTAGTATTTATGATTTTTTTTAGGTCTGTCAACAGCTAGGGTCACAAGACTGGAAAAAAGCACACAAAGATATTGCTATTCAGGTTATACTAGGCTACAGTTAGAATAAAAAAAGTAGCAGAATTAATCACAACCACAGAATTAACAAACAATCTAAGAAGCTACAGGGAACCTATCTGAGAGTTCAAGTCAGAATCAAGTTGTTTGCTTCATTTAAGCAATTAAGTTCTCCTAGTCACAAAATTTAATACAAGCCATGGAATATGTTACCTCGATAATATGTAGTCGAGAATTTTGTGGCAACTCAGCATTCAACACCGCAGATCTTATCCCAAACTGTAAAGAGCATATACTGATCATAAGATTGTAGTAATAATACATGAAGCGTATATGGAAAATAGAAACCATACAGAAGCAAACAGCGATGAACAAAGTAATATGTCAACAAAAACAGTGAAGTGAATAGTATTCCTGCAAATAATCATAGTGTGCACATAAGTTTTCATAGCATTATCTTAAAATGACAGTACAAGATGTAGCACCGATCTGTTTATAACTCCTTTCATGAATTTTTTACAGACTTACCTGAACCAGTATCCTACATGTAGCTTAAGAGAAAAATGAATTTAAGGAAACATCAAGAGACTCAACGATTACATGACTGTATGTTCATATTTAAAATATCAAATACAAAAGGAACAGAGAGAGTGGTTCAGCCCAAACTATGTCATAAGTTCAATTATTGCAGCACATGAAGTTTTGAATTATCTCAAATAGGAATTCCAAGAATCAATTCAGGACACTGAAAGTTCTTTTTGGTGTCAAGCAAATTAGCATTCAAATTCACAGATCTAGATCACCAATCGCATTTCATATTAGGGTAAGACTAGTAGTTCAATCCACCTTTTCCAAGAACAGTCGTAATCTGAATGCTGCATCAATCGAGTTGACAAATATAAGAACTTTCTTCTGAATAAGCTCAAACTTTAGGAGTGCAAGGATATGAAGCATCTTATCCTTGGCATCACACGAGATCTGGGTAAAAAAAGAATGAAACATAATGATTGTGATGCAGAAATAAATGCTCAAAATGCCAAATAAATTCAGCCGAAACGACTGCAAATAAGAAAAACTTTCATAATCTAAGAATGAACCAGATAAGGGATAGACAGGAAAATGTAATGATATCTAACATGGGAACTCTTTATTTCTTCTTAGAAGTTTTCAGAATATCCCAGTTGCAATAGTAATCATGGTTTTTAAAGCGTTAAGGCGAGGCGAGGCAAGCCACCACCGCCTTATCGCCTAGGCGGGCTAAGGTGGGATAAGGCGGACTAAGGCGACACCTTAGGCGAGGcgagccaccaccaccgccttaAAAACACTGATAGCAATACGGAAATGGAGAACAAGTTCGTAGATATCAAATAATAAGGTAGCAGAAGAGACTTGCCCAAAACTGTTGTACGTTTTTGGGGATCACATCATCCTTAGCTCGACCAACCTCCATAAGAGTTAGAACAAATGGGTTGTGCAGAAGTAGCTTCGTCAATTTGTCGACATCAGAGCTGTGACATCATCGAATTCAGTACCAGACCAGATAAATGAAAGACAAATGGAACCAGGAGCTCAAGTAAATCATACAACTATTAATGTTATCATGTAACAAGGGATAGCAATAGCATGGATTCAACCTCCAATGCTTAGATGTTAAATGCATGTCAATTGAACTATTAGCAGGGTTTTACCAAGAGTAATATACAGCACAAACAGGTCTAACAGCAACCACTTAAGAGAATCAGCATGATAAAACTGTATACAGCCAAAAAGTCACAATTTGAAGTGCCAAGTATCTGACTAAGTATTTATGAAGACGCAGACGCTTAGAGAAATCCTAAATGTAGGCAGTGGAAGCAAGATAGGCTGTGTAAAtgcaaaaaaaaaggaacatGGAGCACATTTGACCTTGAAGTTGCAGACATCAGAATGGACTGACAGCTTCTTGGGATATGTGGGATGAGAGCTTTTAAGTCATCTTCACAGCGATAGGACAGAAGAAGGTCAGCCTGGGAACTAACCATTAATAGATTAGCAACTTCTTCAAAAGGAGCTTGCCTGAACATTATGGTCAATCCACAGAAGTGCATAATTTGATGTGCAATACTATAAATAGCATATTTGGTACTCCCTCGACTTTTTATAAGGCATAATTTGATTTGAAAAGTTCAAACTTCAAACTCTGTAAGCTTTGACCAACAATTAGTCAATTTATATGTATGTTTAGAGTATAAATGTGGTATCAATAAACTCATATTTCAAAACGCTTTAAGATGCTGTTGATTTTGTGGCAATGGACAAAACTGCACGTTGAAAGAGAAATTAAAGGTCAATATATACTTTTGAAGACTTTAAATACAAAAATATGCACTATAATAATGGATGAAGTATATAGCACTGCAGTTTTTAAAAAATGTCACCACAAATTTGGAGTATGGATCTCCAGCTTTTTGCAGTGGCTCAAAATTAATATCATCATATGCACCAATACATACAAAGAACTAAACTCAAAGACTCAATCAGGTAATGGAAGAACAACTTTCAAAATCTGAACAGTGCAGTTTTACATCAGTTCACAGACTGTGAAAAATAATATGGAGACACAACATCAACACTGGCATTCATGTTTATATTGGAGGACTCATAAAGTATGCAAACAACCAAAAAAATGCTTAAAAGACAAATGAAGTGCACCTCATCGAGAATCATCATTGAAAGAGATTCTTTGATTGATGATCCACGCATAATACCCTTTGATATGCATGTTGCAACACAAGCTGGAGTTGACACAAGAATATTAGGGGGGCCAGACAATGCAACAGTCTGCAAATAACAGGGTTTTAGTTAGTTGTGCTTATAGACATAATGAAAGAACAATAATACCAAGTTGTGAAAATAACAATGAAATGAGATAGAATTGTCTCACAATATCCTTATCCGACATGCTAGCAGTCACTTGCACGACCTTTAATTTGGATGTACAGAACTCAAGGAGAGATGATGCCTCATTATAAACCTATAGTAAGCAAATATAGTTACAATGATAGCAGAGTTAGTTTCTTTTTTAGCAGAGataaagagaaaaggaaaaggaagctATATTATACCCACATGATATTAATCGCTACTGGCAATTGAGCAGTAAGGCAAAACATATCACGATAGTGGATACAATAATCATATGTTTGCACTGCACTATATCAAATTACAAACCAATGAATCAGGATGTATCAAAGTACTCTGCAAACTTCAGTGTACCCAACAACAATAAAATTCATATATGAATCAGGATGTATCAAAGTGAGATATAAATCTTTAAACTGCTACAGATATAGCATTTGTAACAATTAAACCCAAACTAAATCATAAAACAATCTCAGCAAAAGAAAGGTTGTGGCCCACTACCTGCTGGCACAACTCTCGTGTAGGCACCAGGATGAAGGCATTTGGTGCGGGTTTACGAATACGGCCTTCCAAGGATAACTTCAATAGGTCATGCAGCAATGGGAGAAGGTAGGCAAAGGTCTTTCCAGAGCCAGTCTTCGCCTTTGCAACCACATCCTTCCCTTCCTGGAACCACAACATTTGGTTGCTGATCAGAGTCATAAATTACAGAAAAAAAATGTTTGCACATGATCTGGATAAGCGATTGTCTGGAGTGTTACTGGGTATGGTGGACAGGCCACAGCAGTTTGTGAACCAGATCCTTCTTGTGATATGCTTGCCTAAAACTAAATTTAAATAGGACTGTCTTTAATGACAAACATTTAGATGGCAACTGACAGTTATTTCGAGAGTTCAAGAAAATGCAGGCTATCCAAATAGTGCTGTAGTTTGCATATTACCATCACACTAGTCAGAATCAAAGTTTTTTCAAGTATAAAGGGGGCTGAAATTCCATAGTTCCTGCACCATTTACCGTTTATTTCTTACCAAACTCTAAGATGCCAACGCTACAGTAATAATTACAGACCCGAGACTTGTAGTCGATTGGATTACAGATGACGAACATCTGAACTAAATTCGCACGAAACAAAAGGCACCCACAACAAAAGGATAATAAAAGCCAGAGATCACGCACCAGGATGAGCGGGATGGCCTCCTGCTGTATCGGGGTTGCCTTCGCGATGCCCTTCTTCCTCAGAGCCCTCTTCAGCTGCTCGTCCAAGCCCAGCTCATCGAAGCTGAcctccttctcttcctcctccgtcccctcctcgccgccggccccaGGGTCCGCAGCGTCCGGGgacccctccgccccgccggcaCCTTCAACTTCCTGCctgacctcctccgcctcctcttCCATCTCAGGGGTGGGCTTCACGCGGGGCATCGGCGTTCAGTCAAATCGCCAAATTATTACAAAAATAAACTGCGGAGCAGCGTCTCTGGCGACAGATGACTTCTAGGGTTGAAGGACGCTTGTCTTGCTCAGtcaggtcgccggcggtgagggctCCGATGATGAGGCACAGGCGCACAGCGAGTTGTGGCGGCGGTTGAAGAAGGAGCGCGAGCGCACAAGAGCAGAAACCCTCGCCCTCAGTTTTGCCGCTTTCCGGATTTACCCCTACATCTACGGCACACGGCAGAACAACGGTGCGATggagggtttagggtttaggtccAAATATAACCGGGTTTTTAGGAAACCGGCCGGTTCAGCCGGTTTCGGTTCAACGACCCATTTCCCCCTCTTGCCAGACGCCGGTACCGACCTTGTCGAACCGACGATGGCGGAGACAGTGGACTTCGCGAGCGGCGacgcggcggcgtggcgcgcggcgcTGGCCGCGTACGACCGCCGGCTCGAAGCCCTGGACAAGCCCGACCTCGTGGCCGTGGACTCCTTCTACCGCCACGACCTCCCGGCCCTCCTTCGCGGCCGCGACCCGGAACCCTTCATCGCCAAGCCCGAGCTGGCGCGCCTCCTCCAGTGGAAGCTCTCCCGCGGCAAGTGGAGGTCGGTCCGTCCGCCGGTCTCGAACTCTCATGCTTGTTCCTAGCTTCTTCCTTCCCGCTGCTTTGCGTTCGAAGTTTCGGATCCTAGAGCGTGGTCCGGTCCTTGTTCCTGAAATTTCTTCAGAAGCATGTTAGTACCGACGATTGATTGGGCTCTTGTGGCCAGGCCGAGACTTATGGATTTCGTCAAGGGCTTGGACGACGCGATGGTGGAGTCGGCATCGCGCAAGGCGTTCGCGGCGCTGCCTGACCTCAGCAGGGCCATCACCGAGCTCACCGTGCTCAAGGGCGTCGGCCCCGCCACTGCGTCCGCCGTGCTCGCCGCCTACGCACCGGATGTCGCGCCGTTCATGTCCGACGAGGTGGGTTTTATTGTACAAAATGTCTTCTACATTTCTTCATCTCTGTGCGGGTTGACTGCAATGTAATGCTGTGACCTTGGACGGACTATGTGCAGGCGATGGTAACGGCCTTGGGCAATGCAAAGGAATACACGCTGAAGCAGTACCTTGCATTTGCTGACAAATTGCAGGCAAAAGCAAAGGTATAGTTTATCCCGTTGATATAACAAATCGCATGGTTGCTAACAATGTGTCAATGTTGCAAAGTTAGTGTCTTTGTCTGGTCATTTGAAGTGTTCAGCGTGACACAAACTGTACCTTTGCCCAGGTGGCTGCAAATTTGCAACTGATTAATGTTTTCGTGTAGTGATCCTCACTAGAGTTTGGCCATAACTAGAATATCCTAGTTAATGTACCAATATGGAAAAAATTGAGCAGATTACATAAAACACGTTTAACTTGGTGCAGAATACTATACTCGGTGTGTTAACCCCTCTCCGTCTGGACAAACTGGAAGAGCTGATTGTGCTTTCTTTAAGGCTTGGTATTCAGAAACTATAACTATAGACTATTATTGAACATATATTTCTACATTAATGGAGTGTTACTAGAAAGGATCCCACTGTACCTGTGTGAATAACAGCACGGTTCTGCAATTTGACGACCTGCAAATGCTAACATCAAATAAATTTGAGAACATTGCGTagataaattttcagggcgtgcACCAGGATGACACGGGAATTTTTCACCTCTTGTTTATCTTTCTATTCCAGGCTCCGGTCAGCACACTAAGGCAATAGGAGTAAAGCATTTTATTGTTTGTAGGTCATGCAGCCTCTGCAGTGCTAACTTTGGCCTACATAACACTAGTTCAGTTAGGTGTCATTTCAAATATAGATCGTAGGCTCATATCAGTATCAACTGAGCATTGGATAAAAAGTACAATTAGGCTCATATCAGTATCAGCTGAGCATTGGATAAAAAGTACAATTTGTATTTACACATATGCAGTACTTGATTGCCATTTTGCTTATTTTCTGTATGTCCTGAAGGAACTGACCATAGGAGAAGAAAGTTTCACACCGTCGGATGTTGAGAGAGCACTATGGAGCTCGGCAATTGGGTCCAAGTCACCAGCCAGTGGTAACCCAAAGAGCGAATCAAAAATGCGTGGCAAGAGGAAACGATGATCCACACCGAGCTTCTCTACTAAGGCTAGAAGAATTTACTGGCTGCAGGCCTTAGATTTTTAGATTGAACATTGTAGTTTCTGTAACCTGCAGAATGGGGTATTGCTTTTGGCGCAGCAGAATGTGAACTGTGTGCTCTCAATGACCGAACACTACATTCTGGGCCTGTTTCAGTTTGCAAAAACGTAAAAAAGCTGTAAACGCAAAGATGctaaaggaatcttgctaatttgaagtactaaatgaagtctatttacaaaactttttgcatggatgggttgtaaatcgcgaaacgaatctaatgagcctacttaatccatgttttgcaacagtgatgctacagtaaccatccgctaattatttcttaatcatggattaattagcatcattagattcatctcgtgatttacaacccatccatgcaaaaagttttgcaaatagactttatttagtactttaaattggtaagattcctttgcaacagtaaaattttgcaaaaacgcaaactgatctaaacaggccctctGTACATGGCCTCCAGTGACCATCGCTGTGTGCGCTGGGATGTATTTGTTTCTCAAGAAGGCCCATGTACCAGCTGTTCCCGAAAATCAATTTGCAAGCAGTCTGATTATTTGTTACTAATGGGTGTCTGAGGAACTAGCCCACGTTTTGTATGCTGTATTCGGAGCTGTGAAGGTAAAAAAGATTGAAGCATGCAATCTAAAAATTCTTACTGAGTGCATA from Panicum hallii strain FIL2 chromosome 9, PHallii_v3.1, whole genome shotgun sequence includes:
- the LOC112877034 gene encoding uncharacterized protein LOC112877034 codes for the protein MAETVDFASGDAAAWRAALAAYDRRLEALDKPDLVAVDSFYRHDLPALLRGRDPEPFIAKPELARLLQWKLSRGKWRPRLMDFVKGLDDAMVESASRKAFAALPDLSRAITELTVLKGVGPATASAVLAAYAPDVAPFMSDEAMVTALGNAKEYTLKQYLAFADKLQAKAKELTIGEESFTPSDVERALWSSAIGSKSPASGNPKSESKMRGKRKR
- the LOC112877535 gene encoding DEAD-box ATP-dependent RNA helicase 16; translation: MPRVKPTPEMEEEAEEVRQEVEGAGGAEGSPDAADPGAGGEEGTEEEEKEVSFDELGLDEQLKRALRKKGIAKATPIQQEAIPLILEGKDVVAKAKTGSGKTFAYLLPLLHDLLKLSLEGRIRKPAPNAFILVPTRELCQQVYNEASSLLEFCTSKLKVVQVTASMSDKDITVALSGPPNILVSTPACVATCISKGIMRGSSIKESLSMMILDEADLLLSYRCEDDLKALIPHIPRSCQSILMSATSSSDVDKLTKLLLHNPFVLTLMEVGRAKDDVIPKNVQQFWISCDAKDKMLHILALLKFELIQKKVLIFVNSIDAAFRLRLFLEKFGIRSAVLNAELPQNSRLHIIEAFNARLFDYLIATDDAKTKEEKQTDKENKKEARVSRKHLQQTLDAEFGVVRGIDFKNVFTVVNFDMPPDPAGYVHRIGRTGRANKTGASVSLVSEVESSIFEEIEHMLQDIENKDTDCISPFPLLTKDAVDSLRYRAQDVARSVTTRDIQEARRQDIKNEILNSEKLKSHFEENPRDLDLLKHDKLLSNKEIPAHLRDVPDYLIDPKTKEASNVVKLSRAAMGIDKPQRRKRQGFKGGSGRSRDPLRTFSAEGKSRRRGMKDREGEQDRRKKSCLNNGKVYGWQFILLVTLATMGV